A section of the Myxocyprinus asiaticus isolate MX2 ecotype Aquarium Trade chromosome 40, UBuf_Myxa_2, whole genome shotgun sequence genome encodes:
- the LOC127431345 gene encoding uncharacterized protein LOC127431345 isoform X1, producing the protein MNNVASIRRKAPRRPLWICREMRRELHLETVSLRGQHQAERVQHSRMGFSLLMMSSALCPLPLLQVPCVLEDSWVASTNFCSPVSASVLAWGMSGGSLISATETEEACSSSRTSSYSSSRKCHSSSWSSAWFILTGIFIEMYGTSLCYGSYVFLTWGKALGVCMGASYLQILIWAIVAISKESGTLKDHFKKSIHPLNTCRVNNLNANTEEQRVEPEREEGPFTVNLTQADFTAVNWEAISEA; encoded by the exons atgaacaatgtaGCGAGCATCCGAAGAAAAGCGCCGCGGCGTCCGCTGTGGATATGCCGAGAGATGAGGCGAGAACTGCACCTGGAAACGGTGTCACTGCGAGGACAGCACCAAGCAGAGAG AGTCCAGCACAGCAGAATGGGGTTCAGCCTATTAATGATGTCATCAGCCCTGTGTCCTCTGCCCCTGCTCCAGGTGCCCTGTGTCCTAGAGGACAGTTGGGTGGCAAGTACAAATTTCTGCTCTCCTGTATCTGCTTCTGTGCTGGCCTGGGGAATGTCTGGAGGTTCCCTTATCTCTGCTACCGAAACGGAGGAG GCATGTTCCTCATCCCGTACTTCATCATACTCTTCTTCACGGAAATGCCACTCTTCCTCATGGAGCTCAGCCTGG TTCATCCTGACTGGCATCTTTATCGAAATGTACGGCACTTCTCTATGCTACGGCTCCTATGTGTTTCTGACTTGGGGAAAAGCGCTGGGTGTGTGCATGGGTGCCTCCTATCTGCAAATTCTCATCTGGGCCATAGTCGCAATCAGTAAAGAGTCTGGGACTCTGAAAGAC CATTTTAAGAAATCCATCCATCCGCTCAACACTTGCCGTGTAAACAACCTCAACGCCAACACTGAGGAGCAGCGTGTGGAGCCCGAGCGAGAAGAGGGACCCTTTACGGTTAACCTTACTCAAGCCGACTTCACTGCCGTGAACTGGGAGGCCATAAGCGAAGCATAA
- the LOC127431345 gene encoding uncharacterized protein LOC127431345 isoform X2: MPRDEARTAPGNGVTARTAPSREVPCVLEDSWVASTNFCSPVSASVLAWGMSGGSLISATETEEACSSSRTSSYSSSRKCHSSSWSSAWFILTGIFIEMYGTSLCYGSYVFLTWGKALGVCMGASYLQILIWAIVAISKESGTLKDHFKKSIHPLNTCRVNNLNANTEEQRVEPEREEGPFTVNLTQADFTAVNWEAISEA; this comes from the exons ATGCCGAGAGATGAGGCGAGAACTGCACCTGGAAACGGTGTCACTGCGAGGACAGCACCAAGCAGAGAG GTGCCCTGTGTCCTAGAGGACAGTTGGGTGGCAAGTACAAATTTCTGCTCTCCTGTATCTGCTTCTGTGCTGGCCTGGGGAATGTCTGGAGGTTCCCTTATCTCTGCTACCGAAACGGAGGAG GCATGTTCCTCATCCCGTACTTCATCATACTCTTCTTCACGGAAATGCCACTCTTCCTCATGGAGCTCAGCCTGG TTCATCCTGACTGGCATCTTTATCGAAATGTACGGCACTTCTCTATGCTACGGCTCCTATGTGTTTCTGACTTGGGGAAAAGCGCTGGGTGTGTGCATGGGTGCCTCCTATCTGCAAATTCTCATCTGGGCCATAGTCGCAATCAGTAAAGAGTCTGGGACTCTGAAAGAC CATTTTAAGAAATCCATCCATCCGCTCAACACTTGCCGTGTAAACAACCTCAACGCCAACACTGAGGAGCAGCGTGTGGAGCCCGAGCGAGAAGAGGGACCCTTTACGGTTAACCTTACTCAAGCCGACTTCACTGCCGTGAACTGGGAGGCCATAAGCGAAGCATAA